Proteins from one Legionella taurinensis genomic window:
- a CDS encoding SPOR domain-containing protein codes for MNRLQRLVLGLGAGALCSCTVNDSPDYSQYASYNYSELQYSQTYDVNPDNYSQYPITGSGMVTVPESYHVGAYHSPTRAKDRDRNWVSNQNPQGYTIEIASDQKASNVAGKLYKAPKNDRMAEIKYHQNGSTYYKGLYGSYNSYEEAQKALNALPDDLKQGAGIKNWGSVQSNMAD; via the coding sequence ATGAATCGTTTACAACGACTGGTTCTTGGTTTGGGCGCCGGCGCCTTATGTTCCTGTACGGTCAATGACTCACCGGATTACAGCCAGTATGCGTCTTACAATTATTCCGAGTTGCAATACAGCCAGACTTATGATGTCAATCCGGATAACTATTCACAATATCCCATTACCGGTAGCGGCATGGTGACGGTTCCCGAAAGCTACCACGTGGGCGCTTACCATTCACCCACACGGGCTAAGGATCGAGACAGAAACTGGGTCAGTAACCAGAATCCCCAAGGGTATACGATTGAAATAGCCAGTGATCAAAAAGCCTCGAATGTGGCCGGCAAACTGTATAAAGCCCCTAAAAATGACCGCATGGCGGAAATCAAATACCACCAAAACGGCAGTACTTACTATAAAGGCCTTTATGGCAGTTACAACAGCTACGAAGAAGCACAAAAAGCCTTAAACGCCTTGCCCGACGACTTAAAACAAGGGGCAGGAATTAAAAATTGGGGCAGTGTACAGAGCAACATGGCGGACTGA